TGGCGAGGGCGTCCATCAGCTTCTGCCCCATCGCCTCGATCTCGCGCTTCCCGACGTCGACGTTCCCCGGGGGGGGCGGGGTGAGGAGCTCGGGCGCGGGGAGCTTGTCCTCGAGCGCATCGGCCTCGGGGACCACGATCGGCGCCGGTTCGACCAATCCCTCCACGGCGGGCGCGCCCTCGCCCCCGCCCTTCGCCCCCTTCTTCCTGGTCGAGACCATCGAGGGGTTCCCCGACCTTTCCCCCCCATCCCCCTGGTCGCCCCCCTCACTGCGCTTCGCACGCCGTCTCCCCTCTCCCGTCTCCCGTCCCCCGTCGTCGACGACCAACGCCGGCATCTCCTCCGGCGCGGGCTCCAGCATCGACGCCAACGTCGGATGCGACGCCGCCTTGCCGCTGGCGGGCGAGGGCCCGACCAGGGCACGCACCGGGTTCCACCGCAACGTCCACGCCGTATGGGCGCTCGCCAGCAACACGACGGCGAGCCACGCCCCGCCCGTCCCGAGGATGGCGCGCAGGTAGAACGACACGAAGCCGCCCCAGAGCCCGGCGACGGAGTGCGACGCGTCCGCCTCGCGGCCGCCGATGGCGAGCCCGACGGCGATCGGGAGGAGGACGACGAGCCCCGCGAGGAAGAGCATCCAGCGGCGGTCCGTCTCCCACTGCATGCGCCCGAGGAGGCGCAACCCGTGCACGAGGGGGACGAGCGGGACGAGCGACGCGGCGAGCGCGCCTAACGTGACGAGGAGCGACGACTTCACGCACGCCCCCACGGGACCGAAGACCCCGCGCGCGGCCAAGCACCCTCCGTCTGCCGCGAGTGGCTGGAGGAGGAGCGCCCCGGCCACGAAGAGCGCGACGACGATCAGGGCGATCCCGGTGATCTCGCGCCGGAGGGAGCTTCCCACGCTAGCGTTCCCGGTCGGGGCCCAGCCTCGTCACCTGCCGGTCCTGGTAGACGGGGACCACCGGATGTCCGTCGATGGTCCCGCAGACGGCGAGGTCGTCGGCGAAGCCGGCCTCGGCGAGCGCCCGCCCGTGCGTCGACTCCGCGAAGAGGCGCGCAAGGTCGTTGCCGTAGCGCTTCTCCAGCTGCAAGGCGGCGATGGCGCCGTCGTTCAGCTCCGCGTCGGGCAGCCCCCGGCGGATGGCGCGCACGTAGCGCCCGGCGCAGGCGGCGTCCTCGAGCGAGAAGTGGCGCTCGCTCCCGGCGGCGAGGATCGCGATGTCGCTCTTTGCCCGCGCCGCGGCCCGCACCATCGCGCTCACCACCGTGAAGTTCACGTACGCCCCCACGATCACCTCGCGCGCCGACTGGGCCGCGATCAGCGCGCCCGTCCCGTTCGTCGTGGTGAACAGGATCGTCGTGCCATCCACCACCTCGCTGGCGTACTCGAGCGGGGAGTTGCCGAGGTCGAAGCCGGGAATCCGCTGCTTCCTGCGCTCGCCCGCAAGCTTGTACTCCCCGCGCTCGAACGACTTCGAGCGCGTGATGGCCTCCTCCGCGCTCTCGAACGGGATGACCATCCGCGCCCCATTGGCCAGCGCGACCGCGATCGTCGTGGACGCCCGCAGCACGTCGATGACCACCACCACCCGCCCCTGCACATCGGCGCTCGTGTGCCCATGCGCGCCGAAGAAGACGTCGAGACGCACTTAGCCCTGCTCCTTGAGGATCCCAGCGATCTCGCGTTCCAGCCACTTCGTGTCCACCTGCCCCGCGCGGAACTCGGGGTGCATGATCACACGCGCCAGGAACGGCGCCGTGGTGGTGACCCCCTCGATGATGAAGCTCTCCAGCGCCATGTGCATCCGGCGGAGCGCCTCCTCCCTGTCGCGCCCCTGGACGATGAGCTTGGCGAGCAGCGAGTCGTAGTACGGGGGGACGGTGTACCCCGCGTACACGTGCGTGTCGAGGCGCACCCCCGGACCGCCAGGCGGATGAAACGCCGAGATGCGCCCCGGCGATGGCTGGAAGGCGCGCGCCGGATCCTCGGCATTGATGCGGCACTCGATCACGTGTCCGCGAAGCGGCGGGAGCTGCAGGACGCTGAGCGGTGCCCCGGCGGCCACGCGGATCTGCTCCTTCACCAGGTCGACCCCGGTCAACTGCTCGGTGACTGGGTGCTCCACCTGGATGCGGGTGTTCATCTCCATGAAGAAGAACGACCCGTCCTCGTCGAGGAGCATTTCGATCGTCCCAGCCCCGACGTAGTCGATCGCCTTCGCCCCGCGCACGGCCGCCTCGCCCATGCGCTCGCGCAGCTCGGGGGTCATGGCCGGGCTCGGCGCCTCCTCGATCAGCTTCTGGTGGCGCCGCTGTACCGAGCAGTCGCGCTCTCCCAGGTGGATCACGTTGCCGTGCGTGTCACCGATGATCTGGAACTCGATGTGGCGCGGCTTCGTGAGGTACTTCTCCACGTAAACGTCGCCATTGCCGAACGCCGACAACGCCTCGGATCGCGCGAGCGAGAACGACCGCAGGAACTCGTCGGCGTCCTTCGCCACCCGCATCCCCTTCCCTCCGCCGCCGGCGGCCGCCTTGATGATGACGGGGAAGCCGATGGACTTGGCGAATTCGAGCGCCGCATCGGGATCGTCGATCGGCCCCGGCGTTCCGGGGACGATCGGGACGCCGACCTCCAGCATCGCCTTGCGCGCCGCCGCCTTGTCGCCCATCACCCGGATCTGCTCGGCGGTAGGGCCGATGAAGGTGATGTTCGAGGCGGCGCACGTTTCGGCGAACTCGGCGTTCTCGGCCAGGAAGCCGTAGCCGGGATGGATCGCGTCGGCGCCCGTGATCTCGGCGGCGGCGATGAGGCGCGGGATCCGCAAGTACGACTCCCGGGCCGGTGCGGGGCCGATGCACACATCGTCATCGGCGAAACGCACGTGCAACGACTCACGGTCGGCCTCCGAATAGACGGCCACCGTCTGGATCCCCAACTCACGACAGGCGCGAATCACGCGGAGCGCAATCTCTCCGCGGTTCGCGACAAGGACTTTCTTGAACATGAAATACTCTCGGGCCCGGCGCGTGGACTACGCGGTCTCGTCGGTCTGGAATTCGTCCCAGGAGGTATCGCTCGATCCTGCGACCCCCTGCACCCGCAGGGCAAGCTCATTGGGATTGGTCGCGTGGAAGAGGGCGTTCTCGTAGGAGATCGTCCCCTTGCTGTACCACGCCATCAGCGACTGGTCGAAGCTCTGCATCCCGTACTGCACCGTCCCTTCCTTGATGAGGTCGGGGATGTTGAGCGTCTTGGTGACGTCGCGGATCTGCTCGCGGACCGCGGCCGTGTTGATGAGCACCTCGGACGCCGGGACGCGCCCGGGCTTGTCCGCGCGCGGCACGAGGCGAAGCGAGACGACTGCCGCCAGCGCGTTCGAGAGCGCGAAGCGCACCTCGTTCTGCTGGTGCGGCGGGTAGAAGGAGAGGATGCGATTGATGGTCTGCGTCGCATCCGTCGTGTGCAGCGTCGAGAAGACCAGGTGCCCCGTATCGGCCGCCTTGAGCGCCGTGTCGAGCGTGTCGAGGTCTCGGATCTCGCCGATGAGGATCACGTCCGGATCCTGGCGAAGGACGCGCCGCAACGCCTGCGCGAACGATCCCGTGTCCGTCCCCACCTCACGCTGGTTGATGTGGCACTTCAAGTCGCGATGGAGGAACTCGATCGGATCCTCGATCGTGATGATGTTCGCGTAGCGCTTCTCGTTGATGACCTGGAGCATCGACGCGAGCGCCGTCGACTTCCCCGAGCCCGTCACGCCGGTCACCACCACCAGGCCGCGCGGGAGCATCGCGATGTCCTCGACGATCGGCGGGAGGTTCAGCTCCGCGATCGACTTGGCCTGGTGGGGGACGGTACGGATCGCGAAGGCGATCGTGCCGCGCTGCTGGTACGCGTTCACGCGGAAGCGCCCGATCCCCGGGACCCCGGTGGCGAAGTCCGCCTCACGGTACTCGGCGAACTCCTTCACCTGCTTCGGCGTCATGATCTCCTTCGCCAGCGTGCTCAGGTCTTCCGGTCGAAGCGCCGGGAGCGGGAGCGGCGAGAGATCGCCGTTGATGCGCAGCGTGGGCGGACGCCCGACCTTCAGGTGCAGGTCGGACGCGCTGCGCTGCACCATCTGCTGCAGGATGGCCTTGAAGTTGAAGGGCGCCCGCGGTGCCCCGGCGCCCCCGCCAGCAGCGCCTTCCGGTGCCGGAACCGGGTTAACCATTCGGATCGATGCGCATCAGGACCTGCCCGTACTCGACGGGTTGGCCATCCGTGGCGACGACCTCCTTCACCACGCCCGAGAACTCCGACTCGATCTCGTTCATGATCTTCATCGCCTCGATGATGCAGAGGATCTGCCCCTTCTCGATGCGCTGCCCCACCGTCACGTAGGGCTTGGCCCCGGGCTCGGGCTGCGCGTAGTACGTCCCGACCATCGGTGACTTGACCTCGAGCAGGTTGGCCTTGGGCGCCTCGGCGGGCGCCGCCGGCGCCGCATCGCTGATGGCCGGCATCGGCTCGGTGGGGGTCATGCGCCCCACGGGCCCCGGCGGCAGCAGCGCCGGCATCGCCACGGGGGTCGGGATCTGCACCGCCCCGCGCTGTTGCGGCGTCTTCGAGATGCGGATCTTCATCCCCTTGTCCGAGGAGATCTCCACCGAGTCGACGGACGAGCCGTCGAGCATCTCGATCAGTTTCTTCACGTAACGTAAGTCGATCATGTCAGACATTGAGGTCCGCCGGCTCGAGCACTCAGGAGAGGACGAGAAGCTCGCGCGTGAAATCGGTGAGCAGATCCGCCCCGTCGGCGCCTAGATGAACGTCGTCTTCGATTCGCACTCCCCCCCACTCCGGCACGTACACCCCCGGCTCGATGGTAACGACCGAGCCCTCCGGAAGCACCTCCTCCGCCAGCCGGGACAACCGGGGCGCCTCGTGAACTTCGAGACCGATCCCGTGTCCCAACCCGTGGCCGAACAGCTCCCCCAGTCCACGGGACTCCAGCACGCTGCGCGCGAGCGCATCACCCTCACGACCGCGCATCCCCGCCCGGATCCCCTCCCGGGCCACCCGATTGGCTTCGCGCACGGCCTCGTGGATGGCGCGCTGCCGTTCGTCGGCTCGGCCGAGGATAACCGTCCGCGTGACATCTGAACAATAACCGCCTGTCGACGCTCCGAAATCCAACAACAGAAACTCGCCGGGCGCAATAGCCCGCCCCGACGCCCGGGCGTGCGGGAGGGCCGAGCGCGGTCCCGACGCGACGATGGGCGCGAACGGGTGCGCCTCGCTTCCCGCGTCGCGCAGGGCATGCTCCAGGATCCCGCACACCTCGAGCTCGGTCATTCCGATCCGCACGCGCTCCAGCGTCTCGTGCAGCGCCCGGATCGCCATGGCGCCCGCCGTCCGAATGTGCGCCACCTCCTCCGCGTCCTTCTGTGCGCGAAGTCCTTCCACGAGGTCCGTCACCGGCCGCCAGTGCCACCGCTCACCCCGTTCCATGAGACGCTGAAAATCCCGGTGCGGGAGGTGCGCCGACTCGAAGCCGACCGACTGTACGCCGGCCAGCCCCCCCATGAGGCTCCACAACCCCGACCACAGGTTGCTCGTCTCGACGCGGACGTTGCACACGTCGCCCGACTCGGTGGCGGCCTGGGTCTGGTAGCGGAAGTCGGTCACGAGGTGCGCGTCCCGACCGGTCACGAGCAGGAGGGCGTTCGACCCCGAGAAACCGGTCAGGTAGCGGATGTTCGGGAGCGACGTCACGAGCACGGCGTCCAGGTGACCGGCCACCAACCGCTCGAGCAGCGTCGCCAGCCGCCGCTCGCGTGCGCTACTCACGGCCGGCCAGGAGGGCGACGAGCCCGCGCAACCCCCATTCGTAGCCGTCGGCGCCGAAGCCGCAGATCACCGCCCGCGCGCCGGGCGCGAGCATCGAGTGCCGCCGCTCGGGCTCCCGGGCATGGATGTTCGTCAGGTGCACCTCGA
The sequence above is drawn from the Gemmatimonadetes bacterium SCN 70-22 genome and encodes:
- a CDS encoding type IV pili twitching motility protein PilT; this encodes MVQRSASDLHLKVGRPPTLRINGDLSPLPLPALRPEDLSTLAKEIMTPKQVKEFAEYREADFATGVPGIGRFRVNAYQQRGTIAFAIRTVPHQAKSIAELNLPPIVEDIAMLPRGLVVVTGVTGSGKSTALASMLQVINEKRYANIITIEDPIEFLHRDLKCHINQREVGTDTGSFAQALRRVLRQDPDVILIGEIRDLDTLDTALKAADTGHLVFSTLHTTDATQTINRILSFYPPHQQNEVRFALSNALAAVVSLRLVPRADKPGRVPASEVLINTAAVREQIRDVTKTLNIPDLIKEGTVQYGMQSFDQSLMAWYSKGTISYENALFHATNPNELALRVQGVAGSSDTSWDEFQTDETA
- a CDS encoding acetyl-CoA carboxylase, biotin carboxyl carrier protein, whose protein sequence is MDLRYVKKLIEMLDGSSVDSVEISSDKGMKIRISKTPQQRGAVQIPTPVAMPALLPPGPVGRMTPTEPMPAISDAAPAAPAEAPKANLLEVKSPMVGTYYAQPEPGAKPYVTVGQRIEKGQILCIIEAMKIMNEIESEFSGVVKEVVATDGQPVEYGQVLMRIDPNG
- a CDS encoding acetyl-CoA carboxylase biotin carboxylase subunit, producing MFKKVLVANRGEIALRVIRACRELGIQTVAVYSEADRESLHVRFADDDVCIGPAPARESYLRIPRLIAAAEITGADAIHPGYGFLAENAEFAETCAASNITFIGPTAEQIRVMGDKAAARKAMLEVGVPIVPGTPGPIDDPDAALEFAKSIGFPVIIKAAAGGGGKGMRVAKDADEFLRSFSLARSEALSAFGNGDVYVEKYLTKPRHIEFQIIGDTHGNVIHLGERDCSVQRRHQKLIEEAPSPAMTPELRERMGEAAVRGAKAIDYVGAGTIEMLLDEDGSFFFMEMNTRIQVEHPVTEQLTGVDLVKEQIRVAAGAPLSVLQLPPLRGHVIECRINAEDPARAFQPSPGRISAFHPPGGPGVRLDTHVYAGYTVPPYYDSLLAKLIVQGRDREEALRRMHMALESFIIEGVTTTAPFLARVIMHPEFRAGQVDTKWLEREIAGILKEQG